ATCTATATCCTGTAGCAATTAACGCAATTGCTAGCGGGTCAATTAACGTTAAGCAAATAGTAAGTCATGAATATGATTTTGAACATACAAAAGAAGCTTTTGACTTTGTTGTAAATAACGCCAGTGAGGTTGTAAAAGCTGTAATCAAAATAGATTAATCCAACAGGAGAAAGAAGGGTAGAAATGTATTTTATAGGTATTGATATAGGAACTACATCTGTTAAAATAATTGCAGCAGATGAAAATGGAAATGTAATAAAAACTATAAGCAGAGAATATCCTATCTATTTTCCTAAACCATTATGGTCAGAGCAGAATCCAGAGGACTGGTGGGAACAATCAAAACATGGATTAATAGATTTGTTGGATGGATTAGATAAAAACAAGGTAAAGGCCATTAGCTTCAGTGGACAGATGCATGGATTAGTCACACTTGATGAGAATGATGAAGTAATCAGACCTGCAATACTATGGAATGATCAAAGAACCGATGAAGAATGCCAGTATCTTAATAAGGAAATAGGGCAAACCATAATATCCAAGTGGACAGGTAACCTAGCACTTACTGGATTTACAGCTCCTAAACTCCTATGGCTAAGAAAAAATGAACCAGAGAACTTCAATAAAATAAAAAAGATAATGCTGCCAAAAGATTACTTAGCATACAAGATGTCAGGTGTCTTTGCAACAGATATGTCAGATGGCTCAGGAACTCTCTACATGGACGTCAAAAACAGAAAATGGTCAAAAGACATGCTTGAACTCCTAGAAATATCTGAAACTCAATTACCAAAACTATATGAATCTTACGAGTCAATAGGTAATATAAATGCTGAACTAGCAAATGAACTAGGGCTAAACCAAGATGTTAAAATTGTAATTGGCGGTGGAGACCAAGCTGTTGCTGCTGTGGGAGGAGGCGTTGTAGAATCAGGCTCATGTTCTCTATCCCTTGGAACATCCGGCGTAGTATTTACATCAAATGAAAAATTCTTTGTAGATGAAAACAACAGTCTTCATTCCTTCTGTCATGCTAATGGTAAATATCATCTCATGGGTGTAACCTTAGCAGCAGCATCATCCTTAAAATGGTGGGTCGAAGAAATAAACAAGACCAATGATTTTGATAAACTACTAGATGAAGCACAAGAAGCTAAGATTGATGACAGCTTATTCTACTTACCATATCTCATGGGAGAGAGAACACCACATAATGACCCTAATTGCAGAGGTTTATTTATAGGAATGAATATGACCCATGAAAGAAAACACATGACAAAAGCCGTATTAGAAGGAGTAGCCTTTTCATTACGTGATACATTTGAAATTATGAAGGAAATGGGTATTGAAATAAATGCTATCAGCATAAATGGTGGTGGAGCCAAAAGCAGACTCTGGTGTCAAATAATAGCTGATGTACTAGATGTCAAGGTAAATAAACTTAATACTAATGAAGGTCCAGCATATGGAGCCTCCATATTAGCATCAGTGGGTTATGGACTATTTGAATCCGTGGAACAAGCCTGTAAAAAATTCATTAAAATAACCAATACCATAGAACCCAACAAAGATGATGTAAAACTATACAACAAGAAATACAATAAATTCAAAAAAATATATCCTGCAACAAAAGAACTATTCAAAGAATTGATTAAATAGGTTCATTGTTTATTCCAGTAAATTAATAGTACTAAGACCAAGTTACGATTATACCTATAGATAGGATACAACTAATATCTTATCTGTAGGTATTTTTCTATTACAATATAAAATAGGTACTAGCCTAGCGGATATGGTATAGGGTAATATGGAGCAGCGAGCCATGGACGGTGAGCTCAGCAGTTTTAAACATGGACGTTTAATCTGCTGACGTAATATTAACCTATACCATAGTAGCGGAAATTAATAACATAACTCACCTAAACCACCTATACTCTATTCATTAAAACATACTGACTTACTTATTATACTTGACTTAACACTATATTTTGTTTAATTGTGCCAGTTTGACACATAGTTGTCAAATAATTTGCTTGATATTATAACTTTTGTCTAGTATAATTGTTATTGTTGAAGATAATATACTTAAGGAGGACATGAAATGACATATGAAAATGGAAGCGCAAGATATACTATGGAAGTAAATGAAACAGAAAAATTTGTTCATTTAAGTGCATCAGGATTTTACAAAGAAGAGGATGGAGATTCTTTTATCAATGCTTATAACAAATTAGTTGGTTCTATGAATACTAATAATTATGTTTTGGTTATTAATCTAAGCAATGATTTAAAACCTTCAAGCCCTCCTGTTGCAGACAAATT
The window above is part of the Vallitalea guaymasensis genome. Proteins encoded here:
- the xylB gene encoding xylulokinase; the encoded protein is MYFIGIDIGTTSVKIIAADENGNVIKTISREYPIYFPKPLWSEQNPEDWWEQSKHGLIDLLDGLDKNKVKAISFSGQMHGLVTLDENDEVIRPAILWNDQRTDEECQYLNKEIGQTIISKWTGNLALTGFTAPKLLWLRKNEPENFNKIKKIMLPKDYLAYKMSGVFATDMSDGSGTLYMDVKNRKWSKDMLELLEISETQLPKLYESYESIGNINAELANELGLNQDVKIVIGGGDQAVAAVGGGVVESGSCSLSLGTSGVVFTSNEKFFVDENNSLHSFCHANGKYHLMGVTLAAASSLKWWVEEINKTNDFDKLLDEAQEAKIDDSLFYLPYLMGERTPHNDPNCRGLFIGMNMTHERKHMTKAVLEGVAFSLRDTFEIMKEMGIEINAISINGGGAKSRLWCQIIADVLDVKVNKLNTNEGPAYGASILASVGYGLFESVEQACKKFIKITNTIEPNKDDVKLYNKKYNKFKKIYPATKELFKELIK